The Bacteroidota bacterium genome includes a region encoding these proteins:
- a CDS encoding erythromycin esterase family protein: MSKITHITSIILLLASCTIQSQNSIKEYVKENTVEIDRINPYTGDFTDLESFGNAIGDAKIVMLGEQDHGDAAAFLAKTWLIKYLHEVKGFNVLAFESDFFALNEGWENLDKNSNDIDSFIRGNIFPLWTACDGCQELFFNYIPATFSTENPLQLSGFDNQLFMNHSYYLLREKLDSVMRHYKLPIVQDEKYNSEILPLIDSTTAWPNHYADSNLYSKCDFYFRQIRTEMLTTLKMDDFWVLIMDNLLAANQEFKDIDIGDKNYEIRDLQMAKNITWLNNVKYPNEKIIIWAHNYHISKQYMDETEKYYGETSMGGFMSLDTALIAQTYVLGFTSYNGTTGRVPDNRIYYTENKKRSFEGWVDETYNYGFIDFKNFKGDHNKKFVMKGELHEHSKEAWMTKYDGYFYMKTMFPCIDLR, from the coding sequence ATGTCTAAAATTACACATATCACTTCCATCATCCTCCTTTTGGCTTCCTGTACTATACAGTCACAGAATTCTATTAAGGAATATGTGAAAGAGAATACTGTTGAAATAGATCGCATCAATCCTTACACCGGCGACTTCACAGATCTTGAATCTTTCGGCAATGCAATTGGAGATGCCAAGATCGTTATGCTGGGCGAACAAGACCACGGCGATGCGGCAGCATTTCTTGCAAAAACCTGGCTCATAAAATATTTGCACGAAGTAAAGGGCTTTAATGTACTGGCTTTTGAAAGCGATTTTTTTGCCTTAAATGAGGGATGGGAAAATTTGGATAAAAATTCCAACGACATTGATTCGTTTATAAGGGGTAATATCTTTCCTTTATGGACGGCATGCGATGGCTGCCAGGAATTGTTTTTTAATTACATTCCGGCCACCTTTTCTACCGAAAACCCATTACAACTTTCAGGTTTCGACAACCAACTTTTTATGAACCATTCCTATTATTTACTCCGTGAAAAATTAGATAGCGTGATGCGCCATTATAAATTACCCATTGTACAAGATGAAAAGTATAATTCAGAAATTTTGCCATTAATTGATTCCACTACAGCTTGGCCTAATCACTATGCAGATTCCAATTTGTATTCCAAGTGCGATTTTTATTTCCGTCAAATAAGAACAGAGATGTTAACCACATTAAAAATGGATGATTTTTGGGTATTAATTATGGATAATTTATTGGCCGCCAATCAGGAATTCAAAGATATAGACATAGGTGATAAAAACTATGAAATTAGAGATTTACAAATGGCAAAAAATATTACCTGGCTTAACAATGTAAAATATCCCAATGAAAAAATTATTATTTGGGCACATAATTATCATATTTCAAAACAATACATGGATGAAACGGAAAAGTATTACGGGGAAACTTCCATGGGAGGATTTATGTCATTAGATACAGCATTAATAGCACAAACCTATGTGCTCGGATTTACTTCTTATAATGGAACAACAGGAAGAGTACCTGACAACCGTATTTATTACACCGAAAACAAAAAGCGTAGCTTTGAAGGCTGGGTGGATGAAACCTATAATTATGGATTTATTGACTTTAAAAATTTCAAGGGTGACCACAATAAGAAATTCGTAATGAAAGGGGAATTACATGAACACTCCAAAGAAGCATGGATGACAAAATATGATGGGTATTTTTATATGAAAACAATGTTTCCTTGTATAGATCTAAGGTAG
- the lon gene encoding endopeptidase La — translation MKEFGFDDNLFAPMMDDDVEFMPILSLEEDDDQVKIDYPETIAIMPLRNTVLFPGVVLPITVGREKSIKALQNAFKGNKLIGVLSQMDGSIEDPDISQIHRTGTIARVIKQLKMPDGSTTVIIQGKKRFVVNEYTTEEPFLQAKITLLEDKIHNDKKEFTALVSTIKDLASNIIKISPNIPQEATVVLKNINSPVFLIHFVSSNLQIDVADKQKLLETDDLHTRAQLILDHLNNELQMLELKNKIQNKVRTDLDKQQRDYFLNQQMRTIQEELGGNAQEEEVKRYKLRATEKKWNKNVQDVFNKEIEKLQRLNPNAAEYGVITNYIEMLLELPWNEFTVDNFDLKNAKTTMDEDHFGLEKVKERLLEYLAVLKLKGDMKSPILCLVGPPGVGKTSLGQSLAKALGRKYVRMSLGGLHDESEIRGHRKTYIGAMPGRVVQSIKRVKSSNPVFILDEIDKVGTDFRGDPSSALLEVLDPEQNSTFYDNYLELEYDLSKVLFIATANNLNTIQPALRDRMEIIYVSGYSGEEKVQIANRHLVPKQRKEHGLKQKDVTLNDAALQKIIQDYTRESGVRDLDRQIASIMRRIAKSVVTKEKYNKAIKPADIEKILGPTKFDKDSIFEINPPGVVIGLAWTSVGGDVLYIESSLSTGKGTLQLTGNLGDVMKESASTALSYIRSHAEPLGIKPEVFETTNIHVHVPEGAIPKDGPSAGITMLTSLVSAFTGRRVKQYFAMTGEITLRGKVLPVGGIKEKVLAAKRMGIKEIIMCKTNKKDVLEINPEYIKGVKFHYVSTMMEVIEIALEKAAKGKNKG, via the coding sequence ATGAAAGAATTCGGATTTGATGATAATTTGTTTGCCCCTATGATGGATGATGATGTGGAGTTTATGCCCATTTTATCGTTGGAAGAGGATGATGATCAGGTTAAGATAGACTACCCTGAAACCATCGCCATTATGCCTTTGCGAAACACTGTTTTGTTTCCGGGAGTTGTTTTACCAATCACTGTAGGAAGAGAAAAATCCATAAAAGCCCTTCAAAATGCCTTTAAGGGCAACAAATTGATAGGCGTTTTGTCACAAATGGATGGAAGTATCGAAGATCCTGATATTTCCCAAATTCATAGAACCGGAACCATTGCACGTGTTATCAAACAATTAAAAATGCCCGATGGTAGCACTACAGTTATCATTCAGGGTAAAAAAAGGTTTGTTGTGAATGAATACACTACCGAAGAACCTTTTTTACAGGCAAAAATTACTTTACTGGAAGATAAGATCCACAACGATAAAAAGGAATTTACTGCGTTAGTTTCCACCATTAAAGATCTTGCATCTAATATTATCAAAATATCTCCGAATATTCCGCAGGAAGCAACAGTTGTTTTAAAAAATATTAATTCTCCGGTTTTTCTCATTCATTTTGTTTCTTCCAACTTACAAATTGATGTTGCGGATAAACAAAAATTATTGGAGACCGACGATCTGCATACACGCGCTCAATTAATTCTCGATCATTTGAATAATGAATTGCAAATGCTCGAATTAAAAAATAAAATTCAGAATAAAGTACGCACCGATCTGGATAAACAGCAACGCGATTATTTTCTCAATCAGCAAATGCGAACAATTCAGGAAGAGTTGGGAGGAAATGCGCAGGAGGAGGAAGTAAAAAGATATAAATTAAGAGCCACAGAAAAAAAATGGAATAAGAACGTTCAGGATGTTTTTAATAAGGAAATTGAAAAGTTACAACGGTTAAATCCGAATGCTGCCGAATACGGTGTAATTACCAATTATATCGAAATGCTTTTGGAACTTCCGTGGAACGAATTTACTGTTGATAATTTCGATCTTAAAAATGCCAAAACAACAATGGATGAAGATCATTTTGGTTTGGAAAAAGTGAAGGAAAGATTATTGGAATATCTTGCCGTTTTAAAATTAAAAGGTGATATGAAATCGCCGATATTATGTTTGGTAGGCCCTCCCGGTGTTGGTAAAACATCCTTGGGACAATCGCTGGCAAAGGCTTTAGGGAGAAAATACGTGCGCATGAGTTTGGGCGGTTTGCACGATGAAAGTGAAATTCGCGGACATAGAAAAACCTATATTGGTGCCATGCCGGGTAGAGTAGTGCAATCAATTAAAAGAGTTAAATCTTCCAATCCCGTTTTTATTTTAGATGAAATTGATAAAGTTGGAACAGATTTCCGAGGAGATCCATCCAGTGCATTATTGGAAGTTTTGGATCCGGAACAAAACAGTACTTTTTACGATAATTATTTGGAGCTTGAATACGATCTTTCTAAAGTATTATTTATTGCAACCGCAAATAATTTAAATACCATTCAACCCGCCTTGCGCGACAGGATGGAAATTATTTATGTGAGTGGATATTCCGGTGAAGAAAAAGTGCAAATTGCAAACAGGCATCTTGTTCCGAAGCAACGCAAAGAACACGGATTAAAACAAAAAGATGTTACATTAAATGATGCTGCGTTACAAAAAATAATTCAGGATTATACACGTGAAAGTGGTGTGCGAGATCTTGACAGACAAATTGCATCCATTATGCGCCGAATTGCAAAATCGGTGGTTACCAAAGAAAAATATAATAAAGCAATTAAACCTGCCGACATTGAAAAAATATTAGGTCCTACGAAATTTGATAAGGATTCTATATTTGAAATAAATCCTCCGGGTGTAGTTATCGGACTTGCATGGACCTCCGTTGGTGGTGATGTTTTATATATTGAAAGTTCGTTAAGTACCGGAAAAGGCACCTTACAACTCACAGGAAATCTCGGTGATGTAATGAAAGAAAGTGCATCCACGGCATTGAGTTATATTCGTTCGCATGCAGAACCGCTTGGTATCAAACCGGAAGTATTTGAAACAACAAATATTCACGTGCACGTTCCGGAGGGTGCAATTCCAAAAGATGGTCCGAGTGCAGGTATTACAATGTTAACTTCATTAGTTTCCGCATTTACCGGAAGAAGAGTAAAACAATATTTTGCCATGACCGGTGAAATTACCTTGCGCGGAAAAGTATTGCCTGTTGGTGGAATAAAAGAAAAAGTTTTAGCCGCAAAACGCATGGGAATAAAAGAGATCATCATGTGCAAAACAAATAAAAAAGACGTTCTCGAAATAAATCCCGAATATATTAAAGGCGTAAAGTTTCATTATGTTTCAACAATGATGGAGGTGATTGAAATTGCGCTCGAAAAAGCAGCTAAGGGGAAAAATAAAGGTTGA
- the porQ gene encoding type IX secretion system protein PorQ — protein MRIVLVFLFTFCFFSLRAQFGGSYTYSYLGMSPSARISGLSGLNISTFDYDVAFVFQNPALLNPLMDKRLSLSHALTPGVINQGTVGYAKTLENKNITMGGGLLYRAYGTFKLTEANGDQLGTFSGGEYAAQWGASYGVNKLRYGVSVKMLYSQLESYNSFGMAADFGAVYVDTARLFTAALVMRNAGTQFKPFTENNYEDLPFEIDFALSKRLKHLPLRISFTLHDLQSIDIRYDDPNVVSDVNIFGTDSTVTEKKYTVDKIAQHLNIGGEFYFGKNFMLRGGYDHMTRKEMSIDTRRGLTGFSLGFGLKINKYSIDYGHEFYSQAGGTNHITIAANLNEVFKN, from the coding sequence ATGCGGATAGTTTTAGTTTTTCTTTTTACGTTTTGTTTCTTTTCTCTGCGCGCGCAGTTTGGCGGCAGTTATACCTATTCTTATTTAGGAATGTCGCCCTCTGCGAGGATAAGCGGGCTTTCTGGCTTGAATATCAGCACTTTTGATTATGATGTAGCCTTTGTTTTTCAGAACCCGGCCTTGTTGAATCCTTTGATGGATAAAAGATTGAGTTTGAGTCATGCACTCACTCCCGGAGTTATTAATCAGGGCACAGTCGGATATGCCAAAACGCTGGAAAATAAAAATATTACCATGGGTGGAGGATTACTTTACCGCGCCTATGGAACATTTAAACTCACCGAAGCAAACGGAGATCAATTGGGAACCTTTAGTGGGGGAGAATATGCAGCGCAGTGGGGAGCATCCTATGGTGTAAATAAGTTGCGATATGGTGTTAGTGTTAAAATGTTGTATTCGCAGCTGGAATCTTATAATTCTTTTGGAATGGCTGCTGATTTCGGAGCTGTGTATGTGGACACCGCAAGGTTATTTACCGCAGCTTTAGTAATGCGCAATGCCGGAACTCAGTTTAAACCTTTCACGGAAAATAATTATGAAGATCTACCCTTCGAAATTGATTTCGCCCTTTCTAAAAGATTAAAACATTTACCGCTTCGCATCAGTTTTACCCTGCACGATCTTCAATCAATTGATATTAGATATGATGATCCGAATGTTGTTTCTGATGTAAATATATTTGGAACTGATTCCACAGTTACAGAAAAAAAATACACCGTTGATAAAATTGCACAACATTTAAATATTGGAGGTGAATTTTATTTCGGAAAAAATTTTATGCTCCGCGGAGGATATGATCACATGACCAGAAAAGAAATGTCCATCGACACCCGAAGAGGACTCACCGGATTTTCACTCGGATTTGGATTAAAAATAAATAAATATTCCATCGACTACGGACATGAATTTTATTCGCAGGCAGGAGGAACAAATCATATTACGATCGCGGCGAATTTGAATGAGGTGTTTAAAAATTGA
- a CDS encoding (d)CMP kinase, giving the protein MKIIIAIDGYAGCGKSTLAKQLAEELLYLFLDTGAMYRAVTLYLLENDIDWNNEIQLGPVLEKIQIDFQYDVADDKFFTVLNGKNVEEEIRGIAVSNKVSEVAAVSSIRKFLVKQQQEIGKQKGIVMDGRDIGTVVFPNAELKIFVTAKMEVRVQRRLLELQSNGIMVSEDDIRNNLIKRDREETTRSDSPLKKAEDAIELDNSDLSMEEQLHWALAKVRNLHK; this is encoded by the coding sequence ATGAAAATAATTATCGCAATAGACGGTTATGCTGGTTGTGGAAAAAGTACTTTGGCGAAACAACTTGCGGAGGAACTGCTATATTTATTTTTAGATACGGGAGCGATGTATAGGGCAGTTACTTTGTATTTGTTGGAAAATGATATTGATTGGAATAATGAAATTCAATTGGGACCTGTTTTGGAAAAAATACAGATTGATTTTCAGTATGATGTTGCTGACGATAAATTTTTTACTGTTTTGAACGGTAAAAATGTAGAAGAGGAAATTCGTGGAATTGCTGTTTCGAATAAAGTGAGTGAGGTTGCTGCAGTTTCTTCCATCAGAAAATTTTTGGTTAAACAACAACAGGAGATCGGTAAACAAAAGGGAATTGTGATGGATGGAAGAGATATTGGCACCGTTGTGTTTCCCAATGCTGAATTAAAAATATTTGTGACTGCAAAAATGGAAGTTCGCGTTCAGCGGCGATTATTGGAATTGCAGTCGAATGGGATTATGGTGAGTGAGGATGATATCAGAAATAATTTAATAAAACGCGATCGCGAAGAAACAACACGTAGTGATAGTCCCCTAAAAAAAGCGGAGGATGCTATTGAGTTGGATAACTCTGACTTGTCTATGGAAGAACAATTACATTGGGCTTTGGCAAAAGTCAGAAATCTTCACAAATAA